One stretch of Bacteroidales bacterium DNA includes these proteins:
- a CDS encoding nucleoside phosphorylase: MLNESIFPILEYDSNKQAKLKPSSIIKKAQAPKACVITFFKEVISKKLECGELEQIGTSPSETVDIPVYETKYNGCSVGLVGGFVGAAGSAALLEELIASGFEKFIVCGGAGVLKKDIQVGHLVLPYSAVRDEGVSYHYIEPSREIECNPDAIMAIERVLNQEKIPFIKAKTWTTDAIFRETEAKIAKRVSEGCVTVEMEAAAFFAVSKFRNVLLGQILYGGDDLSGSEWNKRSWISRDMIRTNLVDLCLKIATEL, from the coding sequence ATGTTAAATGAAAGTATATTTCCGATTTTGGAATATGATTCAAACAAACAAGCCAAGCTTAAACCTTCGAGCATTATCAAAAAGGCTCAAGCACCTAAAGCCTGTGTTATTACTTTTTTCAAGGAAGTAATTAGTAAAAAGCTGGAATGCGGTGAACTGGAGCAAATTGGAACAAGCCCTTCGGAAACAGTAGATATTCCAGTTTATGAAACAAAATATAATGGTTGTTCTGTAGGACTTGTTGGAGGTTTTGTAGGAGCAGCTGGTTCGGCAGCATTGTTAGAAGAATTGATAGCATCAGGATTTGAAAAATTTATAGTTTGTGGTGGTGCTGGTGTCTTAAAAAAGGATATTCAAGTAGGTCATTTAGTATTACCTTACTCTGCTGTAAGAGACGAAGGGGTATCATATCATTATATTGAGCCATCACGTGAAATAGAATGTAACCCCGATGCTATAATGGCTATTGAGAGAGTATTGAATCAAGAAAAAATTCCATTTATTAAAGCAAAAACATGGACAACTGACGCCATTTTTAGAGAAACTGAAGCTAAAATTGCAAAAAGGGTTTCGGAAGGCTGTGTTACCGTTGAAATGGAAGCGGCAGCATTCTTTGCTGTATCCAAATTTAGGAATGTTTTATTGGGGCAGATTTTGTACGGTGGAGACGACTTGAGCGGAAGCGAATGGAACAAACGCTCATGGATTAGCAGAGATATGATAAGAACTAATCTTGTGGACTTATGCTTAAAAATAGCTACAGAATTATGA